A stretch of the Planktothricoides raciborskii GIHE-MW2 genome encodes the following:
- a CDS encoding S-layer homology domain-containing protein has translation MTNSSNSPNSNDQASPKDNRQWDEFIAVIVALLGIGSIFFWIMLRDNSALTLKSPQIFVSSPPSSQSSEPSKVAAIQPTRENQPKLSVNDSPTLEKDASLPGKIAPSATNQNSSKSDLGSNAIIGVNSTASTPQKLPETASFSTPITPQVETPETSKKNGSGAIPKIPNAETATPGENAQKTDSKPAVTTPTNTPTNTPAEKFSDVPDDYWAKPQIQSLLTINVLSGFPDGSFRPNEPITRAELAAQLQKVFEHKAKQTRVKYKDITQEYWAAQAINQVSESGFLRGYPGEVFQPEQKVPRVQVLVALASGLNLNLPSQSAGMIKQYKDAKDIPKYAIQKVAAATQNRLVVNYPDHTLLNPNQPATRAEVAVMIHQALAIAGAVEPLNNSYIVSP, from the coding sequence ATGACTAACTCATCTAATTCACCGAATTCAAACGACCAAGCATCACCAAAAGACAACCGGCAATGGGACGAATTCATTGCGGTGATTGTGGCTTTATTAGGTATCGGTAGCATATTCTTTTGGATTATGCTGCGGGATAACTCAGCATTAACCTTAAAATCTCCCCAAATTTTTGTCAGTTCTCCACCATCAAGTCAATCATCAGAACCCTCAAAAGTTGCCGCTATTCAGCCAACTAGGGAAAATCAGCCCAAATTATCTGTTAATGATTCCCCAACCTTAGAAAAAGATGCCTCCTTACCGGGAAAAATTGCACCGAGTGCCACGAATCAAAACTCATCAAAATCAGACTTGGGTTCAAACGCAATAATTGGGGTGAATTCAACCGCCTCAACGCCGCAAAAATTACCTGAAACTGCATCATTTTCCACCCCAATAACCCCCCAGGTTGAAACCCCAGAAACCAGCAAAAAAAATGGTTCAGGGGCTATCCCAAAAATCCCAAATGCTGAAACCGCTACTCCCGGAGAAAATGCCCAAAAAACTGACAGCAAACCAGCGGTGACAACCCCAACAAATACGCCAACAAATACGCCAGCAGAAAAATTTTCTGATGTCCCCGATGATTATTGGGCAAAACCCCAAATTCAATCGCTACTTACGATTAACGTACTTTCGGGTTTTCCCGATGGTTCTTTTCGACCAAATGAGCCTATAACCCGTGCCGAATTAGCCGCTCAGTTGCAAAAAGTTTTTGAACATAAAGCCAAGCAAACAAGAGTTAAATATAAAGATATTACCCAAGAATATTGGGCAGCACAGGCGATTAATCAAGTTTCTGAAAGCGGCTTTTTACGGGGATATCCCGGAGAAGTTTTCCAACCAGAACAAAAAGTTCCTCGCGTGCAAGTTTTAGTCGCCCTTGCCAGCGGCTTAAATCTAAATTTGCCGTCCCAATCAGCGGGGATGATTAAACAATATAAAGATGCCAAAGATATCCCCAAATATGCCATCCAGAAAGTAGCGGCAGCGACGCAAAACCGTCTGGTAGTTAATTATCCCGATCACACATTACTGAATCCCAATCAACCGGCAACGCGGGCTGAAGTAGCGGTGATGATTCATCAAGCTTTGGCGATCGCTGGGGCAGTCGAACCGTTGAACAATTCTTACATTGTTAGTCCTTAA